Proteins encoded by one window of Yamadazyma tenuis chromosome 2, complete sequence:
- a CDS encoding uncharacterized protein (COG:D,O; BUSCO:EOG09265DVA; EggNog:ENOG503P3UE) — protein MNSSGRWDRSPPFPEPTTDISDVNHVYNSANGSGIHSVDVSYNPNQTPQHELQTQDAIPESELIDSITSANVSERQNPFLDDQDNYHSVEVNDEESTNKSDILEEPTMEQIQQVYYARGLKEIESLDLHDLSPLANWKLSSLKQGFGLAQLRDDTPNMYWQSDGSNGTNNSNSSNNGAITNNQLSNPHSITIQFSKRVSLERISLFTNYNLDESYTPSKIKVLAGSSDGWDLSEVCTVNFSKPVGWSHIIFSGIRNDRVLKCFMVKLVILANHQDGKDTHIRALKCYGKKSSLNNKYMSDNGNHNLTDEEVLKDLSLNSAGMSNSGLSLNNQLSLSYENRLRYFMHSNSNIDVNNTNDDTDQEDDVDDPNLPIDQETSRILGNASDVIGFNTGFSSVSLKSVSSIR, from the coding sequence ATGAATAGCTCCGGAAGGTGGGATAGAAGCCCTCCATTCCCTGAACCTACAACTGATATCTCTGATGTCAACCATGTGTACAATTCTGCTAATGGGTCGGGAATCCACTCAGTAGATGTGTCGTACAATCCAAATCAAACTCCTCAACATGAGTTGCAAACACAAGATGCCATACCCGAATCTGAGTTGATTGATTCCATCACCAGCGCTAATGTTTCTGAACGACAGAACCCATTTTTGGACGACCAAGATAACTACCATAGTGTCGAAGTCAACGACGAAGAGTCTACAAATAAATCGgatattcttgaagagCCTACCATGgaacaaatccaacaagtGTATTACGCTAGAGGCTTAAAAGAGATCGAATCATTAGACTTGCATGACTTATCCCCATTGGCAAATTGGAAGTTGTCTTCTCTCAAACAGGGCTTTGGCTTGGCACAACTCCGAGATGATACTCCTAATATGTATTGGCAAAGTGATGGGAGTAATGGAACAAATAATTCGAACTCCAGCAATAACGGTGCAATCACCAATAATCAACTTAGTAATCCCCACTCGATCACCATTCAGTTCTCCAAAAGGGTATCTTTGGAACGAATCTCGTTGTTCACAAATTATAATTTAGATGAATCTTATACTCCATCTAAAATTAAGGTTTTAGCAGGTAGCTCAGATGGCTGGGATTTGAGTGAAGTTTGTACAGTGAATTTCAGTAAACCAGTGGGATGGTCTCATATTATATTCAGTGGCATTCGTAATGATCGGGTGTTGAAGTGTTTTAtggtgaagttggtgatcttGGCTAACCACCAGGATGGGAAAGATACCCACATCAGAGCCTTAAAGTGCTATGGTAAGAAATCGTCTCTTAACAATAAGTATATGAGTGATAATGGGAATCATAATTTGACTGACGAAGAGGTCTTGAAAGATTTGAGCTTAAATAGTGCTGGAATGAGCAATTCGGGCCTTCTGTTGAATAACCAATTGTCTTTGAGTTACGAAAATAGACTCAGATACTTTATGCATAGTAACAGTAACATTGATGTTAATAATACCAACGATGATActgatcaagaagatgacgTCGATGATCCAAACTTACCTATTGACCAAGAAACTTCCAGGATCTTGGGAAACGCATCTGATGTGATAGGATTTAATACTGGTTTTCTGAGTGTATCTTTGAAGAGTGTTTCGTCCATCAGATAA
- the BNA6 gene encoding nicotinate-nucleotide diphosphorylase (carboxylating) (COG:H; EggNog:ENOG503NUQX) produces MSSPYANLLPANGKWKQQITDFLSEDVPSFDFGGFVVGTKQETAYLYMKQSGLISGIPFAAEVFKQCNLSVQWHYEEAQYITSEELAENKGKIVVAIVTGPANHILLAERTALNLLARSSGIATQSYITKQLADEVGYKGLIAGTRKTTPGLRVLEKYSMLVGGVDTHRYDLSSMVMLKDNHVTSTGSITKAVQSARSVCGFAVKIEVEVSTEEDACEAIDAGADVIMLDNFTGPALQVAAQSLKRKYQGQNKSFLLECSGGLTLQNLGSYLCNDIDIYSTSSIHQGCGIIDFSLKIQA; encoded by the coding sequence ATGTCTTCTCCATACGCCAATTTGCTTCCTGCTAACGGAAAATGGAAGCAACAGATCACAGACTTTTTACTGGAAGATGTTCCTTCGTTCGACTTTGgtgggtttgtggtgggAACTAAACAAGAGACAGCATACTTGTATATGAAACAAAGTGGGTTGATTTCAGGTATACCTTTCGCCGCCGAGGTTTTTAAGCAGTGTAACCTCTCGGTACAATGGCATTACGAGGAAGCCCAGTACATTACTTCAGAGGAGTTAGCCGAGAATAAGGGCAAAATTGTGGTGGCCATCGTCACCGGACCTGCCAATCACATTTTATTAGCTGAAAGAACAGCCTTGAACTTATTAGCTAGATCTTCAGGAATTGCTACTCAATCCTATATAACCAAGCAATTAGCAGATGAAGTCGGATACAAAGGGCTTATTGCTGGAACTAGAAAGACCACACCAGGCTTAAgggttcttgaaaagtacTCAATGTTAGTTGGAGGTGTGGATACTCACCGGTATGATTTGAGTTCtatggtgatgttgaaagaCAATCATGTTACTTCAACTGGAAGTATCACAAAGGCTGTTCAAAGTGCAAGATCTGTTTGTGGGTTTGCAGTCAAAATCGAGGTTGAAGTTAGCACTGAAGAGGATGCCTGTGAAGCCATTGATGCTGGTGCTGATGTTATAATGTTGGACAATTTCACTGGTCCCGCTCTACAAGTTGCAGCGCAGAGCTTGAAAAGGAAATACCAAGGTCAAAATAAGTCTTTCTTGTTGGAGTGCTCTGGTGGCTTGACCTTACAAAACTTGGGTTCCTACTTGTGCAATGACATTGACATTTACTCAACTTCTTCTATCCATCAGGGTTGTGGAATTATTGACTTTTCTTTAAAGATTCAGGCGTAA
- the PUR25 gene encoding Bifunctional purine biosynthetic protein PUR2,5 (COG:F; EggNog:ENOG503NXWQ) — MSSTQLNILVIGNGAREHAIVWKLAQSKSVSKIYVAPGNGGTQVSDKVVNVPELSGSPKCFEALAKFSLEHQINLAIPGPEQPLVDGISTVFTKIGVPVFGPSEKAAVMEGSKAFSKVFMDKHNIPTARFKNFTSVEDAKKHIQEIDYNIVLKADGLAAGKGVLIPETKQEALQGLDEIMVAKNFGSAGDEIVIEEYLEGDELSILTITDGYSFFNLPAAQDHKRIGDGDKGLNTGGMGAYAPAPIATPEVLAKIDSKIIKPTIDGMRQDGYPMCGVLFTGIMLSPTKEPKVLEYNVRFGDPETQTVLPLLTEDTDLAQVFLACAEHRLDSAKIELKPNTFSTTIVMSAAGYPESYPKGDEITVKTPLPADTYVFHAGTAEKNGKIVTAGGRVIGSTATGSTVKEAVEKAYAGVEYVKFEGKYNRTDIAHRAFRDAEVASKKAGVTYEESGVSVDKGNLLVEKIKAKVKSTARPGADSDIGGFGGLFDLAQAGYKTADTLLVGATDGVGTKLRVAQIMDIHDTVGIDLVAMNVNDLVVQGAEPLMFLDYFATAKLDIKVAADFVSGVADGCIQAGCALVGGETSEMPGMYAPGHYDTNGTAVGAVQKDKVLPFVEKMQAGNVIIGLKANGLHSNGYSLIRHLIESSTDYDYTSPAPFSTTGKTLGEEILTPTKIYVKQVLAVIKEDLTLGLANITGGGLVENIPRCLPKHLQAVLDINTWEVPEIFKWFGQLGNIPYADILKTLNLGIGIVLVVEKHNVEEAKRILVQQGEEPIEIGVLVEKSNADDAGCIVNNIDGLY, encoded by the coding sequence ATGTCTAGCACACAGTTGAACATTCTTGTGATCGGTAACGGTGCCAGAGAACACGCAATTGTCTGGAAGTTGGCACAGTCCAAGTCCGTGAGTAAAATCTATGTTGCACCTGGAAATGGTGGTACTCAAGTATCTGACAAGGTTGTTAATGTTCCTGAATTGTCCGGTTCTCCTAAATGCTTTGAAGCGTTGGCGAAGTTTTCTCTTGAGCACCAAATAAACTTGGCTATTCCTGGACCAGAACAACctttggttgatggaattTCAACTGTGTTCACCAAGATTGGGGTACCAGTGTTTGGACCCTCTGAAAAAGCTGCTGTGATGGAGGGATCCAAAGCATTTTCGAAAGTATTTATGGATAAACACAACATTCCTACTGCTAgattcaagaacttcacTTCCGTTGAGGATGCTAAGAAGCACATCCAAGAGATCGATTACAACATTGTCTTGAAAGCTGATGGACTTGCTGCTGGAAAAGGTGTATTGATTCCAGAAACTAAACAAGAGGCCTTGCAAGGATTAGACGAGATTATGGTGGCTAAAAACTTTGGAAGTGCAGGAGATGAGATCgttattgaagaatactTAGAAGGTGATGAATTATCTATTTTAACCATCACTGATGGTTACTCTTTTTTCAACTTACCAGCTGCTCAGGACCACAAAAGAATTGGCGATGGTGATAAGGGCTTGAACACCGGAGGAATGGGTGCCTATGCACCTGCTCCAATCGCCACTCCAGAagttttggccaagatcGACAGcaaaatcatcaaaccAACCATTGACGGAATGAGACAAGATGGTTACCCAATGTGTGGTGTTTTGTTCACTGGTATTATGTTGTCGCCCaccaaagaacccaaagTATTGGAGTACAACGTGCGTTTTGGAGACCCTGAAACCCAAACTGTTTTGCCATTGTTAACTGAAGACACTGATTTGGCTCAGGTGTTCTTGGCTTGTGCTGAACACAGATTGGACTCTGCCAAGATCGAGCTTAAACCTAACACATTTTCTACAACTATCGTGATGTCTGCTGCTGGATATCCTGAATCATATCCTAAAGGTGACGAGATTACCGTTAAGACCCCTCTACCAGCTGACACTTATGTTTTCCATGCTGGTACTGCTGAAAAAAACGGTAAAATAGTTACTGCTGGTGGCCGTGTAATTGGTTCAACTGCAACTGGTAGTACCGTAAAAGAAGCTGTTGAAAAGGCTTACGCAGGTGTGGAATATGTTAAGTTTGAAGGTAAGTACAACAGAACAGATATTGCACACAGAGCCTTCAGAGATGCTGAGGTGGCTTCCAAGAAGGCTGGTGTCACATATGAAGAATCTGGTGTTTCTGTTGACAAAGGTAACTTATTGGTAGAGAAaatcaaggccaaggtGAAGTCGACTGCCAGACCTGGTGCCGATTCTGATATCGGTGGATTCGGTGGATTGTTTGACTTAGCTCAAGCTGGATATAAAACTGCCGACACATTATTGGTGGGTGCCACCGATGGAGTTGGTACTAAATTAAGAGTTGCACAAATCATGGACATTCATGACACTGTCGGTATCGACTTAGTGGCAATGAACGTCAATGATTTAGTAGTACAGGGTGCTGAACCATTGATGTTCTTGGACTACTTTGCAACTGCCAAGTTAGATATCAAAGTGGCTGCAGATTTTGTTTCAGGAGTGGCTGATGGATGTATCCAAGCTGGGTGTGCCTTGGTCGGAGGAGAAACCAGTGAAATGCCTGGTATGTACGCCCCCGGCCATTATGATACCAACGGTACTGCTGTTGGGGCTGTCCAGAAAGACAAGGTTTTGCCctttgttgaaaaaatgCAGGCCGGTAACGTGATTATTGGATTGAAGGCTAACGGATTACATTCCAACGGTTACAGTTTGATCAGACATTTGATTGAGTCTTCTACAGACTATGACTACACTTCTCCTGCACCATTCTCCACAACTGGAAAAACTCTCGGTGAAGAGATTTTAACCCCTACGAAAATCTATGTCAAGCAAGTGCTTGCAgtgatcaaagaagatttgACCTTGGGATTGGCTAACATTACTGGTGGAGGTTTAGTGGAAAATATTCCAAGATGTTTGCCTAAGCATTTACAAGCTGTGTTGGATATCAACACTTGGGAAGTTCCGGAAATATTCAAATGGTTTGGTCAACTAGGAAATATTCCATATGCCGATATCTTGAAGACTCTTAACTTGGGTATTGGTattgtgttggtggtggaaaagcATAATGTTGAAGAGGCTAAGCGCATTTTAGTGCAACAAGGCGAAGAGCCAATTGAAATCGGtgttttggtggaaaaatCCAATGCTGATGATGCTGGATGTATTGTTAACAACATTGACGGGTTATACTAA
- the GSH1 gene encoding glutamate--cysteine ligase (COG:H; EggNog:ENOG503NVBR; BUSCO:EOG09261DGU): MGLLSLGTPLDWYESRKHNEHVRDNGISQLINIFAQHQNRDNDKFYWGDEVEYMLVELDDNKKTVKLNIDYDHIIDDLNNSALEVGQKAVQNNVAFHPEYGRYMVEATPLAPFDGNILGHYLEVESNMRMRRFLSQTQLPANIRLLTLTSFPRMGCPGFTSPQAKPIGPASQSLFLPDEIINRHARFPTLTANIRKRRGCKVAINLPMYPDKNTKLLDDSIPDRELFDSDAEYRWASKPGHVYMDSMGFGMGSSCLQMTMQAKNIDEARYLYDALAPVTPLFLALSAAAPIFKGFLVNQDVRWNVISGAVDDRTFVERDLDPFPGYDYFGGLDIDKSVKSHLQKMGGGRGINGDRVFNVYGDTKLATNDGKSVQKIPKSRYASIDNYLVNESEIDKNFNDIYSPINQPVLQKLLKAGFDPIMAKHFAHLFIRDPLVLFSERVDQDNTLENDHFENIQSTNWQTLRFKPPSLYSTADVGDLKNKPGWRVEFRPTEIQLTDFENAAYTSFIILLSKAILRFRPDFYIGISKIDENMDTAHKVDAVTDDKFWYKSFNHWRLDANEFHGYDLSWFDRFINEGNDLEAYKQGYYNEPVHNAELTPDCIKHIPCVNNACKYTMNELINGNDSHPGLLRLIIKLIAIDLVPNTLKHCDSKILALKLERIKHYLMFVSKRASGKVPTIAHFLRSKVLNSPHYHKDSKVSDALNYDLIKLCDGITKLDFENYHDELYEYFGTAVASYVETNREVSFETV, encoded by the coding sequence ATGGGATTATTGTCGTTGGGAACGCCTCTCGATTGGTACGAATCTAGAAAGCATAATGAACACGTGAGAGATAATGGAATATCCCAATTGATCAATATCTTTGCCCAGCATCAGAACAGAGATAATGATAAATTCTATTGGGGAGACGAAGTGGAATACATGCTAGTGGAACTTGACGATAATAAGAAAAccgtcaagttgaacatcGACTACGATCACATCATTGACGACTTGAATAATAGTGCATTAGAAGTGGGTCAGAAAGCGGTGCAAAATAATGTTGCTTTCCACCCAGAATACGGTAGATACATGGTAGAGGCAACTCCATTGGCTCCTTTTGATGGTAATATCCTAGGCCATTACTTGGAGGTAGAGAGTAATATGCGGATGAGACGATTTTTAAGTCAGACTCAGTTGCCTGCTAATATCCGACTCTTGACATTGACTTCGTTTCCAAGAATGGGATGCCCCGGATTCACCAGTCCCCAGGCCAAGCCTATTGGACCTGCGTCTCAGTCATTGTTTCTTCCTGATGAAATAATCAACCGGCATGCTAGATTTCCTACTTTAACTGCTAATATTAGAAAGAGGAGAGGTTGTAAAGTTGCAATCAACTTACCAATGTACCCTGACAAAAACACGAAATTACTTGATGACAGTATTCCAGACAGGGAATTATTCGATAGTGATGCCGAGTATAGGTGGGCATCTAAGCCAGGTCATGTTTACATGGATTCCATGGGCTTTGGAATGGGTCTGTCATGTTTACAAATGACAATGCAAGCTAAGAACATTGACGAAGCTCGGTATTTGTACGATGCCTTGGCTCCTGTCACCCCATTATTCTTGGCCTTAAGTGCAGCTGCACCTATTTTTAAGGGCTTTTTGGTCAACCAGGACGTACGGTGGAATGTCATTAGTGGTGCTGTCGATGATCGTACTTTTGTGGAGAGAGACTTAGACCCTTTCCCAGGTTACGATTATTTTGGAGGACTAGATATCGATAAAAGTGTCAAAAGTCACCTTCAAAAAATGGGTGGGGGCCGTGGAATAAATGGTGACAGAGTGTTTAACGTTTACGGTGATACTAAATTGGCTACCAATGATGGTAAACTGGTCCAAAAGATCCCCAAGAGCCGGTATGCTTCAATAGATAATTACTTGGTTAATGAGTCTGAGATTGACAAGAATTTCAACGATATTTATTCACCAATTAACCAACCCGTGCTCCAAAAGTTGCTCAAGGCTGGTTTTGATCCTATTATGGCCAAACATTTTGCACATTTATTTATTAGGGATCCTTTAGTGTTGTTCAGTGAAagagttgatcaagataacactcttgaaaatgatcattttgaaaatatcCAGTCCACCAACTGGCAAACTTTGCGGTTTAAGCCTCCATCATTGTATAGTACAGCTGACGTGGgagatttgaagaataaACCAGGATGGAGAGTTGAGTTTAGACCAACAGAAATTCAGTTGAccgactttgaaaatgcTGCTTATACTTCATTCATCATCTTGCTTTCCAAAGCTATTTTACGGTTCAGACCTGATTTCTACATTGGAATTCTGAAGATCGATGAAAACATGGACACTGCTCATAAGGTTGATGCCGTAACAGATGACAAGTTTTGGTATAAGAGCTTCAATCACTGGAGATTGGATGCAAATGAATTCCACGGCTATGATTTGTCCTGGTTTGACCGGTTCATCAATGAAGGAAATGACTTGGAAGCCTACAAACAAGGATATTACAATGAACCAGTCCACAACGCAGAGTTGACTCCTGACTGCATCAAGCACATTCCATGCGTCAACAATGCTTGCAAGTATACAATGAATGAACTTATCAACGGTAATGACTCACACCCTGGGTTGTTGCGGTTAATTATAAAGTTAATTGCTATTGATTTGGTACCCAATACCTTGAAGCATTGTGACTCTAAGATATTGGCCTTGAAGCTTGAAAGAATCAAACACTATTTAATGTTCGTGTCTAAAAGAGCATCAGGAAAGGTTCCTACCATTGCTCATTTCTTAAGatccaaggtgttgaattCTCCCCATTACCACAAGGATTCTAAGGTACTGGATGCTCTTAATTATGACCTCATCAAGCTTTGTGATGGGATAACTAAACTCGACTTCGAGAATTACCATGACGAACTTTATGAGTATTTCGGAACAGCGGTAGCCTCGTACGTTGAAACTAATAGAGAGGTTTCGTTTGAGACTGTCTAG
- the mrpl3 gene encoding mitochondrial 54S ribosomal protein mL44 (EggNog:ENOG503NW2P; BUSCO:EOG09263CGP; COG:J) yields the protein MLSRSFNILRGKPWGFSLVPVRTYQVSRNDESLKTEYDDITNYGSYKNTIFTHRLPESTAQQSPPLVALHFRLNLPKTYQFSTLSQALNMIKYEGLANNYGLNTLGKTLLSYYVSEYLLVRYPRLPMPIHNAAVDSLMGVESLYELGKAWGIQVDTTSKLDKKLSLESEFLQYGRLRFLSDQDKNQFTEEGIIELNLQEARTLNPNTNHFISREHDAYASAVRSIIGGLYTHCGETVTKKFIDDHILSRKLLLENMFQFSQPTRELARLCEKLNFKEPLQIRLMAETGRLSSHAIYVAGVFVGTEKLGEGVGSSLNEAKTRAVVNSLMSYYLYTPINEEGNPVKLPSDTDYKLEGIIGDGDVAI from the coding sequence ATGTTGTCAAGATCGTTTAACATATTGAGAGGTAAACCTTGGGGGTTCAGTCTAGTGCCCGTAAGAACTTACCAGGTTTCCAGAAACGACGAATCTTTAAAAACTGAATATGATGATATAACCAATTACGGAAGCTACAAAAACACCATTTTCACACACAGATTGCCCGAGTCTACGGCCCAACAATCTCCACCACTAGTAGCATTGCATTTCAGATTGAACTTGCCTAAGACTTATCAATTTTCCACATTATCCCAAGCGTTGAACATGATAAAATATGAGGGATTAGCCAATAACTATGGCTTAAACACATTAGGGAAGACCTTATTATCGTATTACGTATCGGAATACTTGTTGGTGCGGTACCCAAGATTACCTATGCCAATCCACAATGCTGCTGTTGACTCTTTAATGGGGGTTGAAAGTTTGTATGAGTTGGGTAAAGCTTGGGGTATTCAAGTCGATACTACGTCAAAATTGGACAAGAAGTTGTCCCTAGAATCTGAGTTCTTACAGTACGGAAGGTTACGGTTCTTGTCAGATCAAGATAAGAATCAATTCACTGAAGAAGGTATAATAGAGTTGAACTTACAAGAGGCTCGTACCCTCAATCCAAACACAAACCACTTTATTTCTAGAGAACATGATGCCTATGCCTCCGCAGTAAGATCAATCATCGGTGGCTTGTATACCCATTGCGGTGAAACCGTGACCAAAaagttcattgatgatCACATCTTATCCAGAAAATTGCTCTTGGAAAACATGTTTCAATTCTCTCAACCTACTCGAGAATTGGCCAGATTGtgtgaaaagttgaacttcaaggaACCCCTTCAAATCAGATTAATGGCGGAAACTGGTAGATTATCGAGCCATGCTATTTACGTGGCAGGTGTGTTTGTGGGAACTGAAAAGCTTGGTGAGGGAGTAGGATCATCTCTTAATGAAGCTAAAACTAGAGCCGTTGTTAATTCTTTGATGTCGTACTACTTATACACTCCAATTAATGAAGAAGGTAACCCCGTGAAATTGCCCAGTGATACAGATTACAAGCTTGAGGGGATTATTGGCGATGGAGATGTGGCCATCTGA
- the SMI1_2 gene encoding Cell wall assembly regulator (EggNog:ENOG503NV8B; COG:G), with protein sequence MGIFDNVKAFVHSITTDDHYASYDSPYRDSVINNNSNLVGGNNLNSSQTRLNELNNGSSASLVPGAEGGSEAGKQAPFVTYRPGLRSSNTNLNGSDLQLQSLNRNGQPPLPSIDSLWERLAKWLDEEYPELYDSLNDGVTTADLNEFEKDLGCGALPVELRQLYKKCDGQFSGGKPTGLFMGLVFLDLESIIEEHTIWTKVAEKLERQQYYIQKQQKQQLKVDDSPLMADSTDVGSSVEGIKAKLVGLDINNNFIANQRSIPPNSIQPYYSHKGWVPICRDYFGNQIAVDLAPGATGSWGQVIVFGRDFDTKLVIASNLQEFLFIFVSDLENGNYKIDQSEIDASFGYLEASRNDDDFIGDEDEGEGELLFYDKDNEFGKSGNPLTYLDVLKRRTLKKHGITNVNHFVTSFVPQPTKRQERPTESHSAGASNTDLSNTPSPIINLESTSKVNLPKETIIDDKSNITEEANEETKPEEAEVTETKTPEVNETEETKDEPTADASEELKTVDL encoded by the coding sequence ATGGGTATTTTTGATAACGTCAAAGCTTTTGTGCACtccatcaccaccgatgATCACTACGCGTCTTATGACTCTCCTTATAGAGACTCCGTCATAAacaacaattccaacttggtTGGTGGAAACAATTTGAATTCTTCCCAAACTAGATTGAATGAGCTTAACAATGGATCGtctgcttctttggttCCTGGTGCTGAAGGTGGCTCTGAAGCTGGTAAACAAGCTCCATTTGTCACTTATAGACCAGGATTGCGGTCTTCCAACACAAACTTGAACGGTTCAGATTTGCAGTTGCAGAGCTTGAACCGTAATGGACAACCTCCTTTACCATCCATCGACTCTTTATGGGAGCGCTTGGCGAAATGGTTAGATGAAGAATATCCAGAATTATATGATAGCCTTAATGACGGTGTGACAACAGCTGATTTgaatgaatttgaaaaagactTGGGATGCGGGGCGCTTCCAGTGGAACTTAGACAATTATACAAGAAATGTGATGGTCAATTTAGTGGTGGAAAACCGACTGGTTTATTTATGGGTTTGGTGTTTTTAGATCTCGAAAGcatcattgaagaacacACTATTTGGACCAAAGTAGCTGAAAAATTAGAAAGACAACAGTATTAcattcaaaaacaacagAAGCAACAACTCAAAGTCGATGATTCACCACTCATGGCTGATTCTACCGACGTCGGTTCATCGGTTGAAGGAATCAAGGCCAAATTGGTCGGTTTggatatcaacaacaacttcattGCCAATCAAAGGTCTATACCTCCAAACTCTATTCAACCATACTATTCCCACAAAGGTTGGGTCCCTATATGCAGGGACTACTTTGGTAACCAGATTGCTGTTGATTTGGCTCCAGGTGCTACTGGTTCTTGGGGTCAGGTGATTGTCTTCGGTAGAGATTTCGACACCAAATTAGTGATTGCTTCCAACTTGCAAGAATTCTTGTTCATTTTCGTATCTGATTTGGAAAACGGAAATTACAAGATTGACCAGTCGGAAATCGATGCTTCTTTTGGCTACTTAGAAGCATCTAgaaatgatgatgactttattggagatgaagatgaaggtgaaggaGAATTACTCTTCTATGATAAAGATAATGAGTTTGGAAAATCTGGTAATCCTTTAACGTATTTGGATGTGTTGAAGAGGAGAACGTTGAAAAAACATGGCATCACCAATGTAAATCATTTTGTCACATCGTTTGTGCCTCAACCAACCAAAAGGCAAGAAAGACCCACTGAATCGCATTCTGCTGGTGCCTCCAATACTGATTTATCAAATACTCCCAGCCCTATAATCAATTTGGAAAGCACAAGTAAGGTTAATTTACCAAAGGAAACTATTATCGACGATAAGTCCAACATTACGGAAGAAGCTAATGAAGAGAccaaaccagaagaagctgaagtGACTGAAACTAAAACACCTGAAGTCAATGAAACCGAAGAAACTAAAGATGAACCTACTGCCGATGCTTctgaagagttgaagacAGTTGACTTATAA
- the ERD1 gene encoding protein-ER retention protein (COG:U; EggNog:ENOG503P01T), with product MLIISYKIFSKPSDKSVGKLRLSTTMKRILSGNINSKSMRTNDILISDSLVSYSKVLNDIGIFIWHYFVSDELPYNSFLELFVLCLPALIRIRQCWQEFLLTRQRSHMLNLMKYTTGIAPIFINFLIKFNVQEYGEDNDAGKEMHLHLLKILNVWWYLCSFINSTYSFIWDVRMDWGFETFDYFLKKSSFTLRSPDKLIYRKPIIYYSGITVDFLLRYIWVLKFYTQREAEDKPIITRVGLFLFGYDAFSFGYSLIEVLEIFRRFMWCFFKLENDWFKLDPQYTTLTNNVELMKMG from the coding sequence ATGTTGATAATAAGCTACAAAATCTTTAGCAAACCCAGTGATAAGTCGGTAGGTAAATTAAGACTATCCACCACAATGAAGAGGATTTTGTCTGGCAAtatcaactccaaactGATGAGAACAAACGATATATTGATCAGTGATAGTTTGGTATCATATTCTAAGGTCTTAAATGATATTGGAATCTTTATTTGGCACTATTTTGTCTCCGACGAATTGCCTTATAATAGTTTTCTAGAGCTCTTTGTGCTCTGTTTACCTGCTTTGATAAGAATAAGACAATGTTGGCAAGAGTTCCTTTTGACAAGACAAAGATCTCATatgttgaatttgatgaaataCACTACAGGAATTGCTCCTATctttatcaactttttgatcaagtttaACGTACAAGAGTATGGAGAAGACAATGATGCGGGTAAAGAAATGCATCTCCATCTTTTGAAAATATTGAAtgtttggtggtatttGTGTTCGTTCATAAACTCTACATACTCATTTATTTGGGATGTAAGAATGGACTGGGGATTTGAAACCTTTGACTACTTCTtaaagaaatcaagtttcACACTTCGCTCTCCAGACAAGCTCATTTACAGAAAGCCCATAATTTATTACCTGGGAATAACAGTGGATTTTCTCTTGAGATATATCtgggtgttgaagttttaCACCCAAAGAGAAGCTGAAGATAAACCCATAATTACTAGAGTTGGattatttttgtttggaTACGATGCATTCTCATTTGGGTATTCTTTAATAGAGGTGTTAGAAATTTTCAGACGGTTCATGTGGTGCTTCTTCAAGCTAGAAAATGActggttcaagttggacCCCCAGTATACCACTTTGACAAATAATGttgagttgatgaaaatgggATAG